The genomic interval CACAGCGCGTCGGGCTTCGGTCGCAATCATCAGGTCTTCGCGCGAGCGGATCGTCAGGACGCGAACGCGGGAACCGTCGGCGCTGATCTCGGCATCGGGCGTGCACGAGGCGTTCGCCTCGACGTCCAGCCGCACGCCAAGGCATTCAATCCCCTGGCAGACGTCGGCTCGCAGGTTCGCCGCGTTCGCGCCGATTCCTCCGGTGAAGATCAGCGCGTCGATGCCTCCGAGCGATACGGCGAGCGATCCGATTGCCGAGCGCACGCGGGCGGCGTAGATGTCCAGCGCGAGACGCGCCCGGTCATTCCCTTGCACGGCGGCTTCCTCGACCTTCCGATAGTCCGAGGAAACTCCGGAAACGCCCAGCAAGCCTGAGCGACGGTTCAGGGCATCGTCGAGCTCGTCCACCGAGAGACCGCGACGCCGCATGGCGTCGATCAGGATGCCCGGATCGACGTCGCCGCTACGCGTGCCCATCATCAGCCCTTCCATCGGCGTGAAGCCCATCGTCGTGTCGATGGCTCGTCCGCCGCGGATCGCAGCCGCCGACGCGCCGTTCCCCAGGTGGCAGCTTACCAACGACAGTTCCCCGACGTTGCGATCCAGCATCGCGGCAGCGCGTCGCGTGCAATACGCCTGGCTGATGCCGTGGAACCCGAAGCGGCGTATGCCCCAGTTCGCGTGCCATTCATAGGGCACGGCGTAGATCGTCGCGGCGGGAGGCATGTCGGCGTAGAACGCGGTGTCGAACACGGCGACATGGGTCGCGTCAGGCAGGGACTCCTGGGCGGCGTCGATGGCTTCCAGCGCAGGCGGATTGTGGAGGGGAGCCAGCGAACAGAGCTCGGCGATGCGCGCCCTCACCGCCGTATCGACAATCGCGCTGTTGCGGAACCCGATGCCGCCGTGGACGACGCGGTGTCCGACGATCAGGTCCTTGCTTGCGGCGACTCCTAGGGCATCGACGGCGCACGCGGCCGCCTCGCGATGGTTCCGCGCGACGACCGCTTCGGCGCGTCGCGGGGTGTCACGCCATTCGAGCGACAGGACTGCCCGAGAACGGGCCCCAGCCCAGTCGACCAATCCCTCTGCGGTCGGCGTGGTCCCGAGGTCGTGGAACAGACTGAACTTCAGGCTGCTGGAACCGGCGTTCAGGACGAGGACGCGCATCGTTGTCGCTCCGAGAGAGTAGGCACTGGCTGAACAGAGTACCGCGAAACGGCGTTCCGCATCCAGCGAGGTGTTCCGAGTCGAGGAGCCGATCGGGTCCTTCGGCGAGATCGCCGGACGTTGACACAGCGGCGCGACGGAGCGACATTCGGTATCGCCAGCACACGCGATGGGCGCGTCTCGCGGCGCGCTCGGAGAAGGGAGGCCATGTCGATGAATCCGACTGCGATCTGCCGTCTTGTAGTCGTCGTGGCGGCATGTCTGTGTGTGTCGTCCGCTCAAGCCGTCGAAGTCGCGAATCTTCTACAGAACCCGGAGTTCGAGCTGGGCAAGCAGGGGTGGAGTACGTGGGTGGAGGACGCCAATGCTGGCGCACTCGCCGAGCCCGACACGAACGAGAAGGTCAAGGGCAAGCAGAGCCTGTTGATCGACATCTTCGCCGCCGGTGGCGGAAAGCGCGTCGAACTGCATCAGAATCCGCTGAATCTCAAGGGCGGTTGGGCGCTCACCTACGCCATCTGGCTCAAGGGCGACAAGGTGCGCAACGCGAAGATCATCTGCAACCACCGCGCTGATCCGTGGACGTCGTACGGGTCCAAGGACATTGTGATTCAGCAGGATTGGCAGGAGTTCTGGACGGCGGTCCAAGTGCCCGCCGACGATGCCATCGCCGGCATCTACCTGGAACTCCGAGACACGAAAGGCAAGGTGTGGGTCGACGCCGTCCGGCTGTTTCAGGGCGACTACGTCGCGGATGGCACCATCGGGCAGAAGCCCCGAGCCGTCGAGCCGTCCTCGAAGCTAGCGACGACTTGGGCGGACGCCAAGAGGTAGCCCGCGCCGGACAACCCCGACCTTGCGCGGCATGCGCGCATCCGATAGAATGCGACCCGCCCGGCATGCGCGGACGACCGTCTCGCCCTGTTGCGTCCGCCAGCCTGCCGGCGTAGCCCGAAATGGACATGGAGGGTCCTTCCTATGCAGATTCGTATCTCCAGGTTCTGTCTCGCAACGGCGTGCGTTGCCATCGCCATGTTCGTCGTGGCGGGTACGAGTCACGCCGTCATCGATCCCGCAACCGCCGTTGGCATCTGGCTCATGGACGAGGGTAAAGGCAACGACGTTGCCGACCTGTCCGCGATGAAGCTAGCCAGCAAGCTCGAAGGCGGGACGAAGTGGGTCGACGGTAAGTTCGACAAAGCCATCGAGTTCGACGGCAAGTCGGGACGCATGACGACTCCCGATCACGAGAACCCCGCCGACGCCATCACCGTCTCGGTGTGGGCGAAGAGCCTGCTGCCTGCCTGGAACAACCACGGGTTTCTGGTCGAGAAGCGCGACGCGTACATCCTTCACCCGAACCAGGGCGGTACGCTCGTCGCGTTCCCGGTCTGCAACGGCGGATGCTGGAACAAGCCGAACTCGTGGGATACTGGCGCCATCGGTCCCAAGGACATCACGCAGTGGCACATGTACACCGGCACGTTCGACAGCAAGACCGGGGAGTGGATCATCTACATCGATGCCGAACCGGCGAGCAAGCTGAACCTCGACAAGGCGAAGATCACCGTAGAGAAGGGGCCCGTCCACATCGGCTATGATGAGTGCTGTGGCGGCCGGTTCGGTTCGGTCGTCATCGACGAAGTCGCCATCTTCAACATCGCCCTCAAGCAGGCAGACATCAAGTCGCTCTACGAGAAGGGCATCCACATGGCGGTCCTTGCCGTCGAGTCGAAAGACAAGGCGGCGGCGAAGTGGGGTGAGCTGAAGCTGGATCGCTAGCCAACCGCAGGAGCGCCCTCGAGTCCCGTCGCGGGCGCTCCCGCAAACTCCCGCCACGTTGAACCGACGCGAAGCCCACCTGTGTGCCAGCGACGTCTGCAGGCAGACCTCACGATGAACCGCCTCCGCGGCTGTTGAGCGAGTCTGTGGGTGCGACGCGTCGGGGGGATGTATAAACCTGTGGACACATAGGGCGTCGTGCTCTATGATGGCGGCAGCATGTTGGAGAGACTGTACGTCCTGCGCGGTCCATGCGGTCCGCATCCACGATCCGTTGGTGTCCATCGGTCGCGGCTGACGCAGATGTGTTCTGCGTCGGGACGGTTCGAGTAGCACGCCATTGCGCCCAAGCGGGATTCTGATGAGCCGCACACGCAAGCCACCGGTCGTCGGTGGCACGAAAGCTCTTGCCAAGCGCGCTGACGGGATCACGGAGCAGGACTGGTACAAGCTCCTTG from Candidatus Poribacteria bacterium carries:
- a CDS encoding acetate kinase, whose protein sequence is MRVLVLNAGSSSLKFSLFHDLGTTPTAEGLVDWAGARSRAVLSLEWRDTPRRAEAVVARNHREAAACAVDALGVAASKDLIVGHRVVHGGIGFRNSAIVDTAVRARIAELCSLAPLHNPPALEAIDAAQESLPDATHVAVFDTAFYADMPPAATIYAVPYEWHANWGIRRFGFHGISQAYCTRRAAAMLDRNVGELSLVSCHLGNGASAAAIRGGRAIDTTMGFTPMEGLMMGTRSGDVDPGILIDAMRRRGLSVDELDDALNRRSGLLGVSGVSSDYRKVEEAAVQGNDRARLALDIYAARVRSAIGSLAVSLGGIDALIFTGGIGANAANLRADVCQGIECLGVRLDVEANASCTPDAEISADGSRVRVLTIRSREDLMIATEARRAVEALARQ
- a CDS encoding LamG domain-containing protein — its product is MQIRISRFCLATACVAIAMFVVAGTSHAVIDPATAVGIWLMDEGKGNDVADLSAMKLASKLEGGTKWVDGKFDKAIEFDGKSGRMTTPDHENPADAITVSVWAKSLLPAWNNHGFLVEKRDAYILHPNQGGTLVAFPVCNGGCWNKPNSWDTGAIGPKDITQWHMYTGTFDSKTGEWIIYIDAEPASKLNLDKAKITVEKGPVHIGYDECCGGRFGSVVIDEVAIFNIALKQADIKSLYEKGIHMAVLAVESKDKAAAKWGELKLDR